The nucleotide sequence tgacttgactcgatttgacttgacttgatttgACTTGATCAGTGGTTCAGTGAGGCCCGTGACGGCCAGTTCACCGTTCCAaagttgataaaaaaaaaaggtggcaACGCGCGGCGGTGTAAAAAAAAGTCTATATCACCGATGTCACAATCTGGGTCATATTTTGAGGGTCGATTTTGCCAGTGTGCGTCCAGTCTACCCCTGAGGCTGTTGACTGTGGTAGCAGCGACCGCAGAGTCTGGTCAAAAGACAGTTTTCTGTGCAACATAGGAGTTCTACTTGCTATGTCGATCGTTAGGGAATCTGAGACGAAAGGACATTTACGTCCCTCGGCGTTATGCACCTTTACCTTGTTTTTACGCATTGTCACACTTCTGTCCCATGTTTAAATTTTTAGGGAACAGGACTGAGTGGGAATAAGGTGGCCGTGGGGATTGGGGAGAGAGGAGAAAAGAAGCGGAGTTTTACGCGGAAATGGTCAACTTCTGAACAAGCAAAGCTGCACTTCCAAAAGCAGGTATACTCACACATAGACACTGcccaaaacacacatacacacacgcacgcataacACTGGCAAATTATTCAAACGTAGAATGTCAATCAGCAACAGTAATAATGAATTGGCATTCGTCACAGCGTTACATATCACTTCAAACACAGTTATTTACAATCAAATACATGAAGAAAACAGTGTTACATTGACAAAAAGTCTACACAGCAGACGGATACGATTATATTACATTACTATGAGAGCTCTAACAAGCATAGTCCTCGCAAaaactgtcagaaaaaacccgcACACGCTAGATTTTGTTCTTTTCACCACACGTTAAAAGCCAATCACCACACGACATTTAAGAGCTACATATTCAGCAAATCAACTACTTTTCAGCAACAGACAGCCTGAATTAACACACCACCTCACAagcgagagataaagagagagatagagagagattcATAACAAGAGAATAAGCTTAAGTGTGCTACACAACCAAATGTAAAACCATCGTTACATGTCAGCTGGGGTTCTATGCTAATTGCCCCCAGGATaactgccccccggacaactgcACCCCGACAACTTCCAccaggacaattgccccccccccctaggatatttgccccctccccccattcttttctgtgtgtttaCAGAGTTATCAAGTGTTGCATTGCTGTCTCGTGGCATGCATAGGTAATTAAAGTCTACAATTGATTATCTCTATGATATCTATATTATGCTTCCTGATttcaacacacacgcacacgcacacacacacacacacacacacacacacacacacacacacacacacacacacacacacacacacacatgcaaacacacactcacacacatagccagacacatagacacatacacagaaataATGTAAACACAGATATAGAaaaactgacagacatacacacagacaaaccgacagagacacacacacacacacttattgtAGTGAATTAGCTTTTGCAAAAACTTGCACAAAGAGTGATGATACaaaaatcgggggggggggggggcagggcaATTGTCCGGGGGGTAATTGTCCTCCCATGgcccgtggggggggggggcagttgtccgggggggggcagttgtcggggggcatttgtccggggggcaattgtcaaGGGGGCACTTTTTACCCCTCTTCCTTCAAAATCAACAGGGTTTGTTTCTACACAATAGCTGACCAAGGTTCAGGAATGAATCTGATTCAtcctcttcctctctttttTGACTGGGTATCATTTCAATTCAGTTGTTTTGTGCTCCTTGCGTTCCTACGTTCCCACATTCACCCTTTTCTTCACTCTATTTAACAACAGCAAATagtcagcaacaacaaaataagtCACATTTCACCCACAACAGAGCCACAACAACTCAGCTCATCGCAAATGAGGTCAGTACATTGTTTCTTTTATATCATTGGAATTAACTCGCACACCAAGCCAAACAAGTCAAAGCTCCATCTCACCTCcatttttacaaaaatccgtttTCAGTCGTTTGGGAATTCGTACAACGCCAAAAAGGATTCACAAATTCAACCGTATGAGTTCAACTCTCTAATTTGCCAAGTCAGTCACGTTATAATGTATgtcaaaaagcaacaacacaaCTCACTCATGATGAGGTCAGGTTACTGACGTGTCAAATCGTGTACATCATAACTTGtgtcacacacaccaacaagaaTACAATCACAGCCCATTCATGAAGAAGTCAGTTTACTGGTGTTTCAAACAGTCAACCTTACACCAAGAAAACGGTCACAACCCactcgttatttgtttgtttttcaattgtGTTGAATTTCGTTTACTGATGCCTCAAATAGTCAACCTTGTAACCATTGCCACACACCAACAAGAAAACAACCTCATTATTCGTGTAGAGGTCTCAAATAGTCAACTGTTTAACTCGTGCCAGTCACAACCCACTCGTTAGTTGTTGGTTTTTCACTTGGGTTGAAGTCAGTTAACTGATGTCTCAAAGGGTAAACCTGCTAACTCCAGCCAGACACCATCAAGAAAACACAGCTCATTATTCACGTAGAGGTCTTTACTCTATAATCCATGTATAGGTTCCGGCGGAAGTCCTCTGAAGGCCCTGGAGAGCGCATGCGCGGAGTAATACATGCCGACGGTACCGAACAGAAAACCTAGGACGATGATACCAATGTCCAGGGCCCTGGCCGGCCATCGCAGCACGTACCACTTGATCTTCAGGTGAAAGTAGCACGGCCACACAAAGGACAGCATGGTGCCTGGTCACAAGAGAAAACATGTATGATAACAtacaccacagacacacagacatggaGACTCAGACATATatcaagtcagacacacacacagacatttagacagacaggttgacagacagacagacagacagacacgtagacagacagacacatagacagacagacagacacatagacagatacAAACATTTATCCtatatacgtgagagagacactcgtgagataataatcgttcaaatcacacgtgtggatatcatgtcaagcaagtctgtcagggacctgtttttccactgcttatgatgccaaagtcaccgagacaaacgtcattatagtaAAAAAATtacgctcgctaattaccctcgatgaatgtTTAGAACTGTAATTGAGAAGAgtaaaacaaaatcacagaTAAAGAAAAACTTTAAAAACCTCCGAAAATCTTTAAcaaatacaagtcgcgtaaggcgaaaatacaacatttagtcaagctgtcgaactcacagaatgaaactgaacgtagtctgccgctagtgcaaaaggcagtgaaagttacgagcctgtttggcgccggtagcggttgcgctgtgcttcatagcacgctttactgtacctctcttcgttttaactttctgagcgtgtttttaatccaaacatatcatatctatatgtttttggaatcaggaaccgacaaggaataagatgaaatagtttttaaaacgatttccgaaattaaattttgatcataatttttatatttttaattttcagagcttgtttttaatccaaatataacatatttatatgtttttggaatcagaaaatgatgaagaataagatgaacgtaaatttggatcgttttataaaaaaatttcttttttacaattttcagatttttaatgaccaaagtcattaattaatttttaagccaccaaactgaaatgcaataccgaagtccggccttcgtcgaagattgcttggccaaaatttcaatcaatttgattgaaaaatgagggtgtgacggtgccgcctcaacttttacaaaaaaccggatatgacgtcatcaaatgtatttatcgaaaaaaagaaaaaaatctccggggatatcattcccaggaactcccatgtcacatttcataaagatcggtcaagtagtttagtctgaatcgctctacacacacacacagacagacacacacacacacacacacacatacaccacgaccctcgtctcgattccccctctatgttaaaacatttagtcaaaacttgacaaaatgtaaaaagacctcTTACCAGTGAAGCTTCCTATAAGCCCCATGAGCAGAGAAAAGTGAGGAATGATGATGGCTAGCATAGTTGTGAAGATAACCAGCAGCAGTCGTAGAGCAAGCCCCCACACTTTCATCATCCCTCTCTCGTCCATACAACTCGGAAACAATGTTCCCCCCTCACTGCTGGGCTTCGATCTGAAATagaaacaacttttttttgtttggaaTAATGTTTGAAACTTCGGATAAGTGCAAATTTTGTCAGGAGAATTCGTGAATCCGTTCTTATCCGGCGTTTTCACAGAGGACAATTTTGGATAAGTTGAAACTCCTTTGCGTTTTATGcacattgtttttgtgtttttgcaagTGCGCCAGCACTTTCATACTGCACTTTCTACTGTTATTATTACCCCTAAGCTACTAGACCTATTACAACAAGAGCaacaaaaaagtaaaataaatacattttttttaaaaataaaagaagGAAAGACACTTCCCCACAACCTCTACTCAACTCTCCCAGCTATACGTCGGCCAGTCATTGTCCAATCTGACTAGGCTTCAAAAGTCTGGGCAAGATCTCtgcctgtttctctctctcaaaaaaaaaaaagaagaagaaaagagaagcGATCAGTATCTATATGCGAGGACGTCAGTAAAGTAGCTTTATCCGTAAGTCTGTCTCGACGCCTACAAATCCAATGAACACAAGGCAGGCAACAATCATAACAAGTACAAGTACCACAGGTAATTTACGCTTTGTGCGTTAAGGCAGGGGGTGTCCTCAGCTGTAACAAGGCTGAAGAGAACCCCACTTCCAACTCACCCCCTcgcccccaaaaaaaccaacccAGTGTCGTGAGCCTGTGAGAAGTGGAAGCGAGAATCATACGGAACGAGCCTCATTGCACGTGCACAGAATGACTCTATGAGACAAGCAAACTCTGGCCCCAGAAGCTTCTCCACGATCTGCTTTCTTGGCTCTTTAGCCTTCCTTTTTCGTGGTAGTTTGTGGTGACTAAGTTTCGGTTACACGCACCCGTCAATGGTCATTGACGCATTACAGATGGCTTTAAAATAATTCATTTTTTTGAAATAGTAATAAATATACTGCCGTCAATGTTGTAGACAtgacaaacaaaacattacgaacGTATTTTTTTGTACAAGTCTACAAGTCAGTCGAGGTACTCATTGGATTTCTTGACGTGCCAGTCAAGAGCGACATATATGGCTAAGCCCATTGACAAAggaaattctttttttttctttttctttttttacctcagttgcatgcaggctgctgcaacccttcttttttttgttgttgttgttgttgttgggcggggagcatccttcttcatgggtctttttattttttattttttctactTCTTTCCGCTTATCCTTAATACCTAGCCTGGACATGTATTCATATAATGGACACTCTTCACTACAGTTACTCTAACGTTACAGCTATTTCATTCACCTTTGCTATGTCTagtagtttgtgcgtttgtttgcgtgtatgtgcgtgtgtgtgtgtgtgagtgcgtgtgtgtgtgtgtgtgtgttgttgttgttgttgttgttcccatatTTCTGTTAAGTAATAtcattttcagcgggacaatacataacaagttaattaatccaacgctcgatggacaaaggcgagaatttacaaattaccaattacagtactagttttcagcacagcatcacACGGCGGatatataaataactttacattaacagcactatactactatttatctatattcttatacacagttcaattttactagagatttcgaagtcgagcttggttctgaaataagaccttcatgttagtttttggatttccgtacttaaactggcttatgcacattttcgatatcaatataaggtgattaattatgaaggttttctctctggggatatcacgtgtgaaatacccaaaaagagcctcttcgcagcttaactttatatttttgcctgtacatttaaatatgtacccttgacattcctgccatatgACAAAGGAAATTCTTCTTCGtctctgcgttcgatgttgaccTCGGAAATGATCCATTAGTTTGAAAGACCTTTGTTGTAGTGATACAGTAGACTCCGCTTAATAAGGTCACCTTGGTGCAGGACAAAAGTGGCTATATCAAGCGGGTGGATTTAATAAAAGCATAAGCATAAAACATAAGGAAAAATCCGTGCAGTCAGAAATTGGCCTCAAAAAGCGTTATAGTGTTTGCTTTTGGTCACGGATAAACCGTACAAGGGAGAACGGTACCCCGAATACTTTCTTTCTtaatttatttggtgtttaacgtcgttatcaaccacgaaggttatatcgcgacgggtacCCCGAATAGATAGCAAAACACCTACTGAGCCCACAAAAgagtggaggggggtggggggcaatTGTCGTAGAGGGTAGTTATCCAGGGGGCAGTTTTTAAAGGGGCAGTTTTcgcaggggggtgggggtggaggtgggaggTGGGCGCTGATCTCACCTGTCCTTGAATAAGGCGGTCTGCATCAGGTCGACGGCGGCGTAGAAAGGCAGCGGGTAGGACAGCAAGGCCTTGGCCACCAGGATGAGGTTGACCACGATCTTGAAGCTGGGGTGCGGCAGGTTGTTGGTGATGACCTCCTGGGTGGCCAGGCCCCACGTCAGGAAGCCGATGTAGGAAAAGAGAGCTTTGAAGACGGCGGCGGCGACGTGTGTCCAGTGCATCATGCAGGCGAACTTGCTCCTGTCGGTGAGATTGCCCTCCAGGGTGGGCAGGAAGATCTGCGAGGTGTAGCTGAAGACGATGATGCCCAGGGCGATGGGCAGGGTCCAGACGTCGATACGCAGCTTGACATCCCCCCAGTGCCAGTGGGGCGCGCGGATGAAGCAATAGATGAGGATGATGAGGTTGATGAGCATGTGCGCCACGGTGCACCAGAAGGACAACCAGGACACCCGGCGCAGGGAGGTGAGGAAGGCGCAGGCCAGCAGCGGTACCGTGCTCACCATGATCCACGAGCTCAGGCTCAGCGGCGAGTCCGGGAAGCTGCCCTCGACCAGGTCTCCGCACAGCAGCACGTAGAGGATGCATGTCATCAGCAGCTCGATGATCTGGGCCATGTTGACCAGCCGGGCCCCGTACCTCCTCCCCCACACGTGCTCGGCGATCTCCACGTAGCTGGTGCGGACCCTGACCAGGCGGCCCATGGGGTTGGTCTCGTACAGACAGTCGACGAGGATCTTGCCCGTGTGGCAGCAGATGTAGGCGATCAGCACCATGGCCACGATGGACCAGTAGCCGCCCTGGTGCACCGCGTAGGGGAAGCTGACGATGAACATGCCNNNNNNNNNNNNNNNNNNNNNNNNNNNNNNNNNNNNNNNNNNNNNNNNNNNNNNNNNNNNNNNNNNNNNNNNNNNNNNNNNNNNNNNNNNNNNNNNNNNNNNNNNNNNNNNNNNNNNNNNNNNNNNNNNNNNNNNNNNNNNNNNNNNNNNNNNNNNNNNNNNNNNNNNNNNNNNNNNNNNNNNNNNNNNNNNNNNNNNNNAGCTTCACACCAAGGTATTGAGTCGCCTTGAGTCTCCTTGAGTCGCCTtaagtcgccttgtggtgagatatgtgcgcgttataaattctcgtattattattatttattattattataccctGCAAGTTTGAACTTATTGTAAATGATAACTGCGAACTCTATAAATCAAAAAAGTGTTTTCATTTCAATTTTGCTAATCCCTCTCCAGCGAATTTGCAAAGAGCGTCCCCTCGTCCTGCGCCCTGAGTGTTAATTACCTCGGGCCATAGTGGAGAGGGGGTCTCAATCAATAGGACTCGGGGCTAAGCATGGCCAAACATCTTGTGAAACACCTCCAGAGGATTGCCCCAAAGATTGCTTGTTCGATTTTTGCCATATGGTCGCAGAATCGGGCGGAGGTGGTTGTCAGCGATCAACTCAAGGACTGTGTGAACTTGATGATGGGACGGAAGAGGTGGTACACTAATTTCTCCGTTTGGAGATCTCAGATGATATTATTAGGTCTCATTAGCTAGAGAGGgattcttaaaagggaggtaaattTAGTGACACTATAAAGAGAACGTCTGAGAAAATGGGGTATTAAaatggagggaatcttaaaatggagggtctttttttctttttatttgatATAAAACATTCAAAGATTCGACTCCAAAATAGGTAACACAGTCCGAATTCATAGTTGACAATTTACCTGGACGAATGTGAtgcttttattgtttgttcTGCAGCCGACTTTTCAAAATATTTAGGCTTAAAATTGTGTATTAGTGACGCTGCTACTTCTGAGTTCACAGGGGGATTTAGACAGTCTATATAAACCTATTTCATGTGAAACCTTTCTTTCGTTGGAGAACCGCCTCTGTATGAAACTCCTGAACAAACGACTTTTGCCCATATAAATGCGAAAGAAAAATGTCAGACCGCCATGTTTTTACTCTCACCAAACAAGTGTCATGTGCATAACTTGCCATTGAACTGGGGCATGACTATTTTTGGAAATACAAACTGATTTTTCCTATTCCTGAGCATTTGTCTTCAGATAGCATTTGACACTATTGAGAGAAAAGGTTGACGCCTTTTCATCGttgtttcttcttccttttaGCGGCTTATCGCCCCTGACTGTAAATGGAACCGTTAAAAACTGAGAGCCATAACCTGAATCTAAGCCACAGATCCGAGTTACCCCTCTTCTCCCGTAGTGTCCTCTTAGAAGTTTTGGCTAATAGATTTAGACAGCTCTTGGCGCAATGGTTAAGACCACAGACGCGGGGGTAAAAGAAACCTGGCAAATATTTGTCCAGAATCTCTCACCACCGTCGCCTGCCTCTCGTCTTTCGACCACATCCTTAGGATGACAACCTCACACCCCATCTCCCTCATCGTCACCCCTGGTTTCCTCTCCACCCCGACTCCACCCCCTTCTCAACACCCACACTTTTGCCGCCCTACTGTCCCCATCTCCGGCACTCCAGTGGTTTTGCTCGGGAAAGTTAGAAGCAAGAAGAAAAATCTCTACATGCAAGCAGGAATACCATAACTCCAATGAACAAAAATtcaacagattttttttcttttcacgaCGGAACATTAAGCGTCCAACTTCAGCATGACCTCCAGATAAGAAGTCCCCGGATCTTTTTGGGGAAAAAGTATAAGACTCCTGTTCAAATTTACTCTCAAAGAGTTTTGTCCGGATTGGTACCGAGATGTTGGTTCTAGACCGACAGTAGTAACCAACTGGAATCGAGCCGATCTTTTTGTCCACAGAGAAGAAAAGGGGCAGGGTGGGGGTCTGGACTACTGACCT is from Littorina saxatilis isolate snail1 linkage group LG5, US_GU_Lsax_2.0, whole genome shotgun sequence and encodes:
- the LOC138966349 gene encoding vesicular inhibitory amino acid transporter-like; the encoded protein is MGWQECVNRLSGTIRTIPAFLHKDKGESVKFAKFSHSESERELNVIQNGSVQTSMPRDSSGWTSDGDDWDNFRYVDEVSEQGHQPNPRERITEWQAGWNVTNAIQGMFIVSFPYAVHQGGYWSIVAMVLIAYICCHTGKILVDCLYETNPMGRLVRVRTSYVEIAEHVWGRRYGARLVNMAQIIELLMTCILYVLLCGDLVEGSFPDSPLSLSSWIMVSTVPLLACAFLTSLRRVSWLSFWCTVAHMLINLIILIYCFIRAPHWHWGDVKLRIDVWTLPIALGIIVFSYTSQIFLPTLEGNLTDRSKFACMMHWTHVAAAVFKALFSYIGFLTWGLATQEVITNNLPHPSFKIVVNLILVAKALLSYPLPFYAAVDLMQTALFKDSSEGGTLFPSCMDERGMMKVWGLALRLLLVIFTTMLAIIIPHFSLLMGLIGSFTGTMLSFVWPCYFHLKIKWYVLRWPARALDIGIIVLGFLFGTVGMYYSAHALSRAFRGLPPEPIHGL